A stretch of DNA from Halorubrum sp. BOL3-1:
GAGTTGGCCGTCGTCACCGAATGCGGTCTGTCGTTGAATTTCGATTTCAGGTCGCTCGCTTATCTAGATTGAGCCTCCACCCACCGAGGCTCCGACAAACAGCTCCCCAGCTGTCGCGTCAGTCGTCTTGTGAACGGATTTCAGTAGCCCGCTCTTCGAGCTGGCGGAGGATCTGAACGCGCTGCTGGTTCGCATTCTCGTAGGCGACGCAGGCTCGCAGTGTCTCCATATCGTGAATCGTCACGATGCCGGCGTTGATGAGTCGCGTATCTTGGGGTTTGAGGCGTTGTTCTGGTGACAGTTCGTTCGAGTCTAGGTCGTGTCCTTCTGTGTCGCTCATGGATGGTCGCCTCCGCTCCTGCTGAGGCGAGGACAAACAGTGTCGGTTCTCCCTGGGCGTCTCTTCTCAGCGACAGCTACGCACAGATACCGTCGCTGTAGGAATAGGGAACGCTATTTCACTTCTGTTGTCGCTTGAAGAACTTGAGGAGCGTCTCGATGTCGTCGGCTGATGCCGACGATTGGCCGAACATGCTCTTGAATCGGTGATCCAACCCGCCGTCTTCGATGAAGGCTTGTGCCTCACTGAGCTGCGACCGGAGGGCATCAGCGTCGCCGCGGTGGAGATGTGACTCGACGTCATCGAGATCGATCGCTGGAATAGCAGCGAGGACATCAGCGAGATCCGTCTTCCGGCCGCTATGGAGTTTTGCGGCGACGAGGATTTCCCCGTCAGCTGCTCGTGCGGTCGTCGACCGGGTCCCGCCCGAAATCGTCGTTTCAGTACTATGGTCCCGCAGATAGTCGAACGACCATTCCGCCCCGGTTTGCCGACAGCCAAGCCCATTCACGAGAATGTCGACGCCGACCGGGTGGGGAAGTCCTTCAGTCCGTTCAAAGATGTCGATCTCCCGATTGTAGATTGTCTCTTCCGGTGGAACTTCGAGTTCGGCCGTTCGTTCGAAGCCGCGTGCTTCGAGGAATGCCACGACGGTGTCGTAGTCATCCGGGGCGATGACGAGATCCAAGTCAGTCGAGAACCGCGGTTCGAACTGACTGATCGCGTAGCCACCAACGAGGACGAATCCGATGTCGGACTGTTCCAGCTCCTCCAGCACCTGGATAAGTGTCTCACTGCGGTCTTCCTGGCTCATGCTCAGGCTGGCCCCATGCGATAGTCCGCATCGGTGTCGACTTGGTCGTACATCCGACCGAGCATGTCGAGTGCGGACTCGAAGGTTGCGTAGTATTCGTTTGCGAACGCCACGGTGTCCTGAAGCGGGATGACGGGCCGTCCGTCGACCATCTCGGCCTCGATCTCTGCCTGTGGCTCGAGGACGACCTGAATAGCGCCGTCGAGACTGTCGGCCGGTTGGCGGTCCTCCGCAGTCGGGATTCCGAATTGATCGAAGAACGTCGTCCAAGCGTTGAGGTCAGACTCGTGAACAGCGATGAACAGCGGATAGTCATCCGGCTCGCGAGCGACCTGATAGCCACCGCGCGTCCAGACGTAGACTGCATCGATAGCGGTGAATGCGTAGTCCATGCCGGCGAACTGCGGAAGGACGTACGCCTCCGGGATTGACGGTGGTGAGGTAGCCGTTGCTGCGGCTAGGAACTTGATCCCGATATCGCGGAGTGTCTGATCGAGGAGCTGGAGGCCATCATTGTACGCGACGTAGCCGGCCTTTTCGAGGCGGTTCACGCTGCGACGAATCGTTTCCCGGTTTTCGTCGATCTTCCGTGCGACGCCGGAGATGGAATCTCCTGAATCGAGCGCGAGGATAATCTTGAGCTCCTTCTCACCGCACACTTCGTACATTCTATATCTACACAAATTTGTGTAACAGACAAAAGTATTACTCTTTGTGTGGATCTGCTGGCTGGATCTGTCGGACGTCCTCAGCGAGATCGTTGATGTATTCCCGGAGGGTTTCCATGTCCTTGCGGGCGTCTTCGAGGGTCTTACCCTTCGCTTTGGCCACGATTTTGTCCTGATCGCGGGTGCCAGTGCCGCGAGTGAGTTTCACGGTGAGAGAGACGCCAACGTCACTACGTTCGACGTATTCGGTTGACGACAATCGCGTATTGTTCGATGTCGATTCGTCATCCGGATGAGACGGCTGGTTGTGACCTGACATTTGTGTCTCTCGGTGATTGGTGCTCAGATAGACGGTGCGACTGCTTCCCCAGATGGGTCGTGAAGCACTGCGCCGATGTCACTGCCAGTGAGTCGCCAGCAACCGTCGGGACCCGTACACTCGAGTTGGCTCACGACCTTGGTCTTGAATTCTTGCTGTGTTGAACGCGAGACGGCGGCAACATCGGATTTTTGACATTCAATTTTCTACCGGTAGCAGCGCTTTAGCTGTAGATTCTAATATCGGACGATTCAATTCGAGCCGAATTGTACGGCGACCAAAACATCAGTTTCACAAGATGCCGTGTGAAGTATGAGGTGGACGATGGCGATGCCTCTCCCGAATACGTTCGGAGAAGGAGAGCAGGCGGCGAGCCTTAACTCGCCGCCTGCTCGAGGTTATGGACGATACACTTGCGTGTGAGCTCCCGGAACTGGCCGTGCCAGCTCCGGGAGCGGATCTCGTCGCCGTCGTCTTTTAGCATCGCAAACACGGTCTCACTCATTGACCGCTGATTGTAGACCTCATCGTCAATTCTGGCGTTGTGAGCTTTCTTGAGTGCGTTTTGCTCGCAGTGTTTGATCACTGGTCGCGTAGACGCGTCACGACAGGCTTCGCGGAGATTACTCCACGAGTACATTTTGTCGGCCAGCAACGCTTGCAGGTCTTCGGCGTTCCGCCGAAAGACCTGCAACCCAATATGGCCGTCATAGGCTTTCTTCGTCGTGAAATGAGCGTCCATGATAGCAAGTGACTCTGTGTCAATGAGCAGCGTCGTTTTCATCGCGTTGAACGAGTAACCAACCCGATTCCGGTAGTGTGAGCTGGCTTGATCGCGCTGAAAGCCGCTGGCGTCGATCGACGCAGTGCCCGTGAGCCCCGCCTGCTCCGCCGAAGCGCGGAGCAGGCGGCGCAGCTCTTTCATCGGGATTTCATCGTCCCAGACGCTGAAAGAGGTGTAATCAGGAGATTTGTCAAGATCAAACACACCGAGAATGCCCGGCATTTCGTTGAGATAGTCTTCGAGCCGCCGAAGCGGCTTGTTGATCTCCTCTTTGAGCAGAAGGAGCGCAATCTTCGTGGAGTTGGCGTACCCGTTGTCGCCGTCGGCGACAGCGGGTACGTCTGGTTGTTCGACATGGTTCGTGGCGAATTCGTGAAACGTCTGTGCGAGGTTCCTGAGACGCCCCATATCGCCAGACGGCGTCCAAATCCCGTGAAATCAGCGATACGATCCGCAGACGGCGTCGGCGTTCAACGGAGCATCTCGAACTGTTCTTTCAGGAATCGCCGCTTGGCGCTATCCAATGGGACGAGGAGTTTCGGGTCGAGAGACTGAACGCACGAGCAGAGGAATTCCTCGGCTACGACGAGGCTGAACTCCGCGGCGAGTCGTGGGAGACAATCGTTGCTGAGAGCGACCGGGAGCAAGTGAATGACGCTGTTGAGGAACTCCTCGATGCTGGCGTCGGAGCGCACGTCCAAAACAAGAACGTCCGAAAGAACGGCGAGGTGATTTCTTGTGAGTGGCACAACCGGGCGGTCACCAACGCGAGTGGGTCCGTGCAGTCGATATTTTCGAAGTTTCAGGATGTCACCGAGCGCGAGAACCGAAAGAGCGAATTAGAAGAGTACGAGACGATCATCAAGGCGCTCCCCGACGCGGTGTACGTCCTCAACGAAGAGGGGCGGTTCACCTACGTCGGCGACGAGTTCGTCGAGTTGGTCGGCTACGACCGGGAGACCATCCTCGGAAGCACGCCGTCGCTCATCAAAGACGCGGCGGCCGTCGAAAAGTCAGAACACCAGTTGGGCCGGTTGCTGTCGAGTGACGGCCCGGACACTGCCTCATTCGAAGTGACGATCCATCCCCGAGACGGTGACCCGATCGTTTGTGAGGACCACATGGGCGTCCTCCCATACGACGGCGACCAGTTCGATGGGTCAGTCGGCACACTCCGGGATATCACCGACCGCAAAGAGCGCGAGCGAGAACTGGCACAGACCCACGACCTCATGGCGAATATGGAGCGGTTGGCCAACGTCGGCGCGTGGGAATACGACCCGGGCACCGAAACACTCGTGACTACAGACGGAACGTGTAGAATCTACGGACTGGACCTGGATGCGGATCTCACACTGACGGAGTCGTTCGAGTTCTTCCATCCCGACGACCGGGACCTGATCAGAGACCGGTTCGACACGTGTCTCGAAACGGGCGAACCGTACGAGACTGATGTGCGACTCATGACATTCGACGGAGACCAGCGATGGGTCACTGCTCGCGGTGAGCGTGTCAGTGTGGGTGGAAACGGGAGCGTGGTCCGGGGATACATAGAGGACATTACCGACCACAAAGAGCGCAAACGGCAACTCGACCGCGAACGGGAGCGGTACACTACACTCTCCGAGGCACTTCCGAACCCCGTGCTCCACGCTAGAACAGAAGACGGCGAACCGGTCGTCGAGACGGTCAATCCAGCGTTCGAGGACACATTCGGCTACGGGATCGAGACGATTCGAAACGAGCCGCTCCAAGAGTATATCCTGCCTGAAAACCAGGACGACGCGCCTCACCGACTCAACAGACAGATTCTGAGAGATGGTATGGTCCAGACAGAGGTACAGCGCGAAACCACGGACGGTGTCCGGACATTTAAACTCAACGTCAGAACCAGCGACGCAGACGGTGAGAACGTCGACGGCTACGCGGTGTACACAGACATCACCGAACAAAAACAACTAGAACACGCGCTTAAAGAGGAGCGCGACCTCGTCACGGGAATTGTCGAAACAGTCCCGGTCGGGCTCTCGGTCGTTGACCCGGATGGCAGCATCTCGTTCGTAAACGATCGGGTGGAAGCCATCGGTGGACGGCCGTTCGAAGAGCTTGAAGATATGTCGCATGACGATCCACGGTACGACCTCGTTGACGAATACGGAGATCCGCTCGAATCCGGTGAAACCCCATTCAACCGGGTGGCATCCCGGGAGACGGCCATCCACGACCAAGTCATGGGTATCCGCCGCTCGTCCGGTGAACGCGCGTGGCTGTCAGTGAGTGGTGCCCCACAGTACAACGACAGCGACGAGTTGGAGCGGGCTGTCTTCGCGTTCGAGGATATCACCGAGCAGCGGGCCTTGCAGGCCGAACTGTTGGAGATTCTCGGTCGGATATCGGACGCATTCTTCGCACTCGACGATGGGTACCGAGTTACACACGTCAATGACCGCGGGGAAGAATTGCTGGAGGCGTCCGAAGACCAACTGCTCGGTGAAACGCTGTGGGACATATACCCGCAGATCGAAGAAAGTGACAAGATTTGGGACAGTTTCCGCGCCGCGATGGACACACAAGACTCAGTGAGTCTGGATTTCTACTCGCCAAAGAAAAATTGGTACGACGTGACGGTCTATCCCTCAGAGAGTGGTCTCTCTGTCTACTTCCAGGATGTGACTGAACGTAAGAACCGCGAACAAGAGTTACAGGATTTGAAAAACCAGTATCAGACGCTGGCAGAGAACTTTCCCAATGGTGCGGTATACCTCGTTGACGCGGACCTGAAATATATACGCGCCGGCGGCGAGGAACTGAGGAAAGTTAGTCTCTCTCCCGACGACGTCGAGGGGACGAGACCACACGCTCTGTTTCCAGAGAGAATTGCCGACGAACTCTGTCATTACTTCGAGGAGGCGCTGGACGGCAGTGCCAACACGTTCGAACAGGAGTACGAGGGCGAGCGATACCAGATCCAGACGGCTCCCGTTCGAACCGACGACGAGAGAATCGAGTACGTGATGGCGGTGTCACAGAATATAACAGAGCGTGTCGAGCGGCGACGGGAACTCGAACGCCAGAACGAGCGACTGGAAGAGTTCGCCAGCATCGTCAGCCACGATTTGCGGAATCCGCTCCAAGTGGCCAGCGGACGGTTGGAACTGGTTAGTAAAGAGTGTGAGAGTGGCCATATCGACGATGTCGCACAGGCACTTGACCGGATTGACGCGCTCATAGAAGACCTATTGACGCTGGCACGGGAGGGCGAGGACGTGTCCGAGGTCGAGTCTGTCGGGCTT
This window harbors:
- a CDS encoding nucleotidyltransferase family protein, which produces MSQEDRSETLIQVLEELEQSDIGFVLVGGYAISQFEPRFSTDLDLVIAPDDYDTVVAFLEARGFERTAELEVPPEETIYNREIDIFERTEGLPHPVGVDILVNGLGCRQTGAEWSFDYLRDHSTETTISGGTRSTTARAADGEILVAAKLHSGRKTDLADVLAAIPAIDLDDVESHLHRGDADALRSQLSEAQAFIEDGGLDHRFKSMFGQSSASADDIETLLKFFKRQQK
- a CDS encoding helix-turn-helix domain-containing protein, which produces MYEVCGEKELKIILALDSGDSISGVARKIDENRETIRRSVNRLEKAGYVAYNDGLQLLDQTLRDIGIKFLAAATATSPPSIPEAYVLPQFAGMDYAFTAIDAVYVWTRGGYQVAREPDDYPLFIAVHESDLNAWTTFFDQFGIPTAEDRQPADSLDGAIQVVLEPQAEIEAEMVDGRPVIPLQDTVAFANEYYATFESALDMLGRMYDQVDTDADYRMGPA
- a CDS encoding IS5 family transposase, which produces MGRLRNLAQTFHEFATNHVEQPDVPAVADGDNGYANSTKIALLLLKEEINKPLRRLEDYLNEMPGILGVFDLDKSPDYTSFSVWDDEIPMKELRRLLRASAEQAGLTGTASIDASGFQRDQASSHYRNRVGYSFNAMKTTLLIDTESLAIMDAHFTTKKAYDGHIGLQVFRRNAEDLQALLADKMYSWSNLREACRDASTRPVIKHCEQNALKKAHNARIDDEVYNQRSMSETVFAMLKDDGDEIRSRSWHGQFRELTRKCIVHNLEQAAS
- a CDS encoding PAS domain S-box protein, with amino-acid sequence MQWDEEFRVERLNARAEEFLGYDEAELRGESWETIVAESDREQVNDAVEELLDAGVGAHVQNKNVRKNGEVISCEWHNRAVTNASGSVQSIFSKFQDVTERENRKSELEEYETIIKALPDAVYVLNEEGRFTYVGDEFVELVGYDRETILGSTPSLIKDAAAVEKSEHQLGRLLSSDGPDTASFEVTIHPRDGDPIVCEDHMGVLPYDGDQFDGSVGTLRDITDRKERERELAQTHDLMANMERLANVGAWEYDPGTETLVTTDGTCRIYGLDLDADLTLTESFEFFHPDDRDLIRDRFDTCLETGEPYETDVRLMTFDGDQRWVTARGERVSVGGNGSVVRGYIEDITDHKERKRQLDRERERYTTLSEALPNPVLHARTEDGEPVVETVNPAFEDTFGYGIETIRNEPLQEYILPENQDDAPHRLNRQILRDGMVQTEVQRETTDGVRTFKLNVRTSDADGENVDGYAVYTDITEQKQLEHALKEERDLVTGIVETVPVGLSVVDPDGSISFVNDRVEAIGGRPFEELEDMSHDDPRYDLVDEYGDPLESGETPFNRVASRETAIHDQVMGIRRSSGERAWLSVSGAPQYNDSDELERAVFAFEDITEQRALQAELLEILGRISDAFFALDDGYRVTHVNDRGEELLEASEDQLLGETLWDIYPQIEESDKIWDSFRAAMDTQDSVSLDFYSPKKNWYDVTVYPSESGLSVYFQDVTERKNREQELQDLKNQYQTLAENFPNGAVYLVDADLKYIRAGGEELRKVSLSPDDVEGTRPHALFPERIADELCHYFEEALDGSANTFEQEYEGERYQIQTAPVRTDDERIEYVMAVSQNITERVERRRELERQNERLEEFASIVSHDLRNPLQVASGRLELVSKECESGHIDDVAQALDRIDALIEDLLTLAREGEDVSEVESVGLVDVAESSWQAAETAHATLETHATKTLRADRSRLKQLLENLYRNAVEHGGDDVTVSVEPIDDGFCVADTGPGIPESDRDEVFEAGYSTNEDGTGFGLRIVKQVADAHGWEIAVTDSDVGGARFEITRVDTPE